The Verrucomicrobiota bacterium region GGACGCGCGAACCGGTTGGCAGGCGTTCGTTCGTGCCATTCCACATTTCTTCGGTTTCAAAGCTCGTGGGATGCTCCAGCTTGAGCGCCCAGAATACGCCATCAAGCACGTGGCAGCCCAAATTGCCGAGCCCGCCGTTGCCGAAATCATACCAGCCATGCCATTCGTGCGGAGTGAGGTCGCCGTGGAAATCGCGATACGGAGCCGGGCCAACCCAAGAATCCCAGACCATGCCAGCGGGGATGGGCAGTTTGGCCGGGCGTGGGCCACGACCGCCGTTGGCGCGATTGGTCCAGCTATGGGTTTCGGTAATTTTGCCAACGACGCCAGCCCAGATGAATTCGCATAACCGCCGATACCCTTCCTGGCAATGTCCCTGATTGCCCATCTGCGTGGCGACCTTGTATTTCACGGCCATTTCGCGGAGTTTGCGGGCCTCGGCGACGTCGTGGCATACCGGTTTCTCGCAATACACCCCCTTGCCTGCTTGCATGGCGATCATGGAGGCGGGTGCATGATGATGGTTCGGCGCGGCGATGAAGACGGCGTCAATGCCTTTGGCCATCTTGTCGAACATCTGGCGGTAATCGGTGAAGGTTTGGAATTTGCCGGCGGTCTTCTTCTTGTCCTTCAGCCATTTCTGGACCTTGGCATGTTTGGATTCATCCGGGTCCACAATGGCGACCAGGTTTTCCTTGAGGCATTCCTCCAAGTGATTCATGCCGCGCCCGCCGCAACCGATCAGGGCGCAGTTGAGTTTATTGCCGCCCGCCGTGGCCGCCAGCAGGTTGGGACCGGGCAGGTAACGGGCGATGGTAA contains the following coding sequences:
- a CDS encoding Gfo/Idh/MocA family oxidoreductase yields the protein MANINANRRLFLKRAAVAAGALTIARYLPGPNLLAATAGGNKLNCALIGCGGRGMNHLEECLKENLVAIVDPDESKHAKVQKWLKDKKKTAGKFQTFTDYRQMFDKMAKGIDAVFIAAPNHHHAPASMIAMQAGKGVYCEKPVCHDVAEARKLREMAVKYKVATQMGNQGHCQEGYRRLCEFIWAGVVGKITETHSWTNRANGGRGPRPAKLPIPAGMVWDSWVGPAPYRDFHGDLTPHEWHGWYDFGNGGLGNLGCHVLDGVFWALKLEHPTSFETEEMWNGTNERLPTGSRVRWDFPARGDMPPLKAYWYDGRKGNEDPGDGPKEYHEGTKGPKNLPPLMIELQKKYPDEEFDSSGTLYVGEKGILYTGTYGGRMHIMPIEKMKEITEPPKTLPRPRNCFQDFIEAVRAGKTDTATSFDYGTRLTEFTLLGNLAQHAGPNKKVEWDGPNMRVTNLPELNKFVKIEYRKGW